One window of the Agrobacterium larrymoorei genome contains the following:
- a CDS encoding DMT family transporter codes for MKSGQLAAYIFLAVAWGLSFMLVLHVVGAFGWVGAVSLRCFIASITLYLVAKAIGRHLDFSAGWRAFAMVGTTTVAGQLIGLSYATPLIGTAMAAIMVASIPLFSMMIGQFWGLEKMSPQSLLGIAFGILGIVILVGFPAVPITEAFVLGCIACMLGCLCAAFGSNYASRYLKGTGSWEITIGSFLAGGVVTLPLLAVVPVPTIPSLLDIGYLFALAIVMSALTYITYFRLVATIGATKTISVEFVVTVIAVFIGAFALDEPLSAAQFIGAGIIIIGCALVLGVLPARKRAPVVPDL; via the coding sequence ATGAAGTCGGGCCAACTCGCCGCCTATATCTTTCTTGCTGTGGCCTGGGGCCTCTCTTTCATGCTCGTGCTCCATGTGGTGGGCGCGTTTGGCTGGGTGGGGGCCGTGTCGCTCCGATGCTTCATCGCCAGCATCACGCTCTATCTGGTCGCCAAGGCGATCGGTCGTCATCTGGATTTTTCGGCTGGGTGGCGCGCTTTTGCCATGGTGGGAACGACGACCGTTGCCGGACAGTTGATCGGCCTCTCCTACGCCACCCCCTTGATCGGCACCGCGATGGCGGCAATCATGGTCGCCAGCATCCCGCTCTTTTCGATGATGATCGGTCAGTTCTGGGGGTTGGAAAAGATGTCGCCGCAGTCGTTGCTCGGCATCGCCTTCGGCATCCTCGGCATCGTCATTCTTGTCGGCTTCCCCGCCGTTCCCATCACAGAGGCTTTTGTGCTTGGCTGCATCGCCTGCATGCTGGGCTGCCTATGCGCTGCCTTCGGCAGCAACTATGCCAGCCGCTACCTGAAGGGGACTGGCTCTTGGGAAATCACCATCGGCTCTTTCTTAGCCGGCGGCGTCGTCACTCTGCCCCTGCTTGCCGTCGTGCCTGTTCCAACAATACCGTCCCTGCTCGATATCGGCTACTTGTTCGCTCTTGCCATCGTCATGAGTGCGCTGACCTACATCACCTATTTCCGCCTGGTCGCGACGATCGGCGCCACCAAGACGATCAGCGTCGAATTCGTGGTGACTGTAATTGCCGTGTTCATCGGTGCATTTGCTCTGGACGAGCCGCTATCGGCAGCGCAATTCATCGGTGCCGGTATCATTATCATAGGTTGCGCTCTGGTCCTCGGAGTTCTCCCTGCCCGCAAGCGCGCGCCCGTCGTTCCCGATTTATGA
- the prmC gene encoding peptide chain release factor N(5)-glutamine methyltransferase produces the protein MSVETTVQALVADAKRRLAVAGIADPSTDARLLIGDVIGFSLTDFVLNGSRLVHPDEAKRIEGLIARREKGEPVHRILGHREFYGLDFLMSPGTLEPRPDTEALVEAVLPHLRAIVAQKGKARILDMGIGTGAICLSLLHSVPEATGVGSDVSADALATAWRNAERFGLQERFQTVESDWYDHISGHFDIILSNPPYIRTDVIDTLDREVRDFDPLIALDGGADGLFPYRVIAEKAVDFLESGGVVGVEIGYDQMADVATIFASEGYDCVDRVKDYGGNDRVLIFRR, from the coding sequence GTGAGCGTCGAGACGACCGTTCAAGCTCTTGTGGCTGATGCAAAGCGGCGCCTGGCTGTTGCGGGCATTGCCGATCCATCGACGGATGCGCGGCTGTTGATCGGCGACGTGATCGGCTTTTCGCTCACCGACTTCGTTCTGAATGGATCGCGACTGGTTCACCCAGATGAAGCAAAGCGGATCGAAGGGCTGATCGCGCGGCGGGAAAAGGGAGAGCCTGTCCACCGCATCCTGGGACACCGCGAATTCTACGGTCTGGACTTTCTCATGTCACCGGGAACACTGGAGCCGAGGCCGGATACGGAGGCGCTGGTGGAGGCCGTGTTGCCACATCTGCGGGCCATCGTTGCGCAAAAGGGCAAGGCGCGTATCCTGGATATGGGGATTGGCACTGGCGCGATCTGCCTGTCGCTGCTGCATTCCGTTCCTGAAGCGACGGGCGTCGGCAGTGATGTGTCGGCGGATGCCCTGGCAACGGCTTGGCGCAACGCGGAAAGATTTGGACTTCAGGAGCGTTTTCAAACGGTCGAGAGTGACTGGTACGACCATATTTCCGGGCACTTCGACATAATCTTGTCAAATCCGCCTTATATTAGAACAGACGTCATCGATACATTGGATCGCGAAGTTCGCGACTTCGATCCCTTGATCGCCCTGGATGGCGGTGCGGATGGCCTCTTCCCCTACAGAGTCATAGCTGAAAAAGCAGTGGATTTTCTCGAAAGTGGTGGAGTGGTCGGGGTCGAAATAGGCTACGATCAAATGGCAGATGTAGCGACCATATTTGCATCTGAGGGATATGATTGCGTCGACCGCGTCAAAGACTATGGCGGCAACGATCGCGTATTGATATTCCGCAGGTAG
- a CDS encoding DUF4167 domain-containing protein, whose product MRPGQQNKRGRGRNNNNNNNGGGNNNNFNRKGGNPLTRTYDSSGPDVKIRGTAQHIAEKYAALARDAQSSGDRVMAENYLQHAEHYNRIIASAQAQMQERFQRDDRGEYGNDRDGDDMDGNDNDDVVVVLPIAHDQNEQRSHRQDQPERQERQERPERQERPERQERQDRPERGERRDRRDRPNRPDRQPREAQAEESAETVDAAPVPVAPVYDASSAPQPVIEGTPKEVAVEEEAQAEAGASERAPRRTRSTSPRPRRPRRTAGAEEAEGEQPSELEKAAE is encoded by the coding sequence ATGAGGCCAGGACAGCAAAACAAGCGCGGCCGGGGGCGTAATAACAACAACAATAATAATGGCGGCGGAAACAACAACAATTTCAACCGTAAGGGTGGAAATCCGCTGACCAGAACCTATGACAGTTCCGGCCCCGATGTGAAGATCCGCGGCACTGCCCAGCATATTGCGGAAAAATACGCAGCACTCGCCCGTGATGCTCAAAGCTCCGGCGATCGCGTCATGGCGGAAAATTACCTGCAGCACGCTGAACATTACAACCGCATCATCGCATCCGCTCAAGCGCAGATGCAGGAACGCTTCCAGCGCGACGATCGTGGTGAATACGGCAACGACCGTGATGGCGACGATATGGATGGCAATGACAATGACGACGTCGTTGTTGTGCTGCCGATCGCGCATGATCAGAACGAACAACGCTCTCATCGTCAGGATCAGCCCGAACGTCAGGAACGCCAAGAGCGGCCTGAGCGTCAGGAACGGCCCGAACGTCAGGAACGGCAAGATCGTCCGGAGCGTGGCGAGCGTCGCGATCGCCGTGACCGCCCAAATCGCCCTGATCGTCAGCCGCGCGAAGCGCAGGCCGAAGAAAGTGCAGAGACTGTCGACGCAGCGCCGGTCCCCGTCGCTCCGGTTTATGATGCAAGCTCGGCACCGCAGCCGGTGATCGAAGGCACGCCGAAGGAAGTGGCCGTCGAAGAGGAAGCCCAGGCAGAAGCCGGTGCAAGCGAGCGCGCACCGCGCCGCACGCGCAGCACCAGCCCGCGTCCTCGCCGCCCTCGCCGCACGGCAGGCGCCGAAGAGGCAGAAGGCGAGCAGCCTTCCGAATTGGAGAAAGCTGCCGAGTAA
- a CDS encoding aspartate kinase — MARIVMKFGGTSVANLERIHNVARHVKREVDAGHEVAVVVSAMSGKTNELVDWVQNTPKVAGASGSASFYDAREYDAVVASGEQVTSGLLAIALQSMGVNARSWQGWQIPIRTDNAHGAARILDIDGSDIIRRMGEGQVAVIAGFQGLGPDNRIATLGRGGSDTSAVAIAAGVKADRCDIYTDVDGVYTTDPRIEPKARRLKKVAFEEMLEMASLGAKVLQVRSVELAMVHKVRTFVRSSFEDPDAPGMGDLINPPGTLICDEDEIVEQEVVTGIAYAKDEAQISLRRLSDRPGVSAAIFGPLAEAHINVDMIVQNISEDGSRTDMTFTVPSGDAPKALKVLEDNKAQIGFDVVQNETGLAKVSVIGIGMRSHAGVAASAFKALAEKNINIKAITTSEIKISILIDGAYAELAVRTLHSAYGLDKS; from the coding sequence ATGGCTCGCATTGTCATGAAATTCGGCGGTACATCCGTCGCGAACCTCGAACGTATTCACAATGTCGCACGGCATGTGAAACGTGAAGTGGATGCCGGCCATGAAGTGGCCGTGGTGGTTTCGGCCATGTCCGGAAAAACCAATGAACTGGTCGATTGGGTGCAGAACACGCCGAAAGTCGCTGGTGCCAGTGGCTCCGCATCTTTTTACGACGCGCGTGAATATGATGCCGTCGTCGCGTCGGGCGAGCAGGTCACATCGGGTCTTCTGGCGATCGCGCTCCAGTCCATGGGTGTGAACGCCCGCTCCTGGCAGGGCTGGCAGATCCCGATCCGCACCGACAACGCCCATGGCGCTGCGCGTATTCTCGATATTGACGGTTCCGATATCATTCGCCGCATGGGCGAGGGTCAGGTGGCTGTGATCGCCGGTTTCCAGGGTCTCGGCCCGGACAATCGCATTGCGACCCTTGGACGTGGCGGTTCCGATACGTCCGCCGTTGCCATTGCTGCTGGCGTCAAGGCCGATCGCTGCGACATCTATACCGATGTGGACGGCGTCTACACGACCGACCCGCGCATCGAGCCGAAGGCTCGCCGCCTGAAGAAGGTGGCATTCGAGGAAATGCTCGAAATGGCGTCGCTCGGTGCCAAGGTTCTGCAGGTCCGTTCGGTCGAGCTTGCCATGGTGCATAAGGTTCGGACCTTCGTGCGCTCCAGTTTTGAAGATCCCGATGCGCCGGGCATGGGTGACCTTATCAATCCGCCCGGTACTTTGATTTGTGACGAGGATGAAATCGTGGAACAGGAAGTCGTAACCGGCATCGCCTATGCCAAGGATGAAGCGCAAATCTCGCTGCGTCGCCTCTCGGATCGCCCCGGCGTTTCGGCCGCTATCTTCGGCCCGCTCGCTGAAGCACATATCAATGTCGATATGATCGTGCAGAACATTTCCGAAGACGGTTCGCGCACCGATATGACCTTTACGGTTCCCTCCGGCGACGCTCCCAAGGCGCTGAAGGTTCTGGAAGACAACAAGGCACAGATCGGCTTTGACGTGGTGCAGAACGAAACCGGCCTCGCCAAGGTGTCGGTCATCGGCATCGGCATGCGCAGCCACGCAGGTGTTGCGGCAAGCGCGTTCAAGGCGCTGGCTGAAAAGAACATCAACATCAAGGCGATCACCACCTCGGAAATCAAGATTTCGATCCTGATCGACGGCGCCTATGCCGAACTTGCAGTTCGCACTTTGCATTCTGCTTACGGTCTGGATAAAAGTTGA
- the scpA gene encoding methylmalonyl-CoA mutase — protein MSEEKSVMDWEKLAEKELKRSPDTLTWQTPEGIAVKPLYTAQDLENVSHLDSLPGLKPFVRGPRATMYAGRPWTIRQYAGFSTAEESNAFYKRNLAAGQKGLSVAFDLATHRGYDSDHERVVGDVGKAGVAIDSVEDMKILFDGIPLKEMSVSMTMNGAVIPILASFIVAGEEQGCARSELSGTIQNDILKEFMVRNTYIYPPEPSMRIIADIIEYTAREMPRFNSISISGYHMQEAGATLVQELAFTLADGREYVRAALKKGLNVDDFAGRLSFFFAIGMNFFMEAAKLRAARLLWSRIMEEFYPQKASSMMLRTHCQTSGVSLQEQDPFNNVIRTAYEALSAVLGGTQSLHTNALDEAMALPTDFSARIARNTQLILQHETGITKVVDPLAGSYYVESLTNELAEKAWALIEEVEQLGGMTKAVDEGLPKRLIEEAATKRQAAVDRGEEIIVGVNKFRLENEEPLDILDIDNSAVRASQIKRLETVRRQRNPANVEKTLATLSEVARTGQGNLLEAAVEAARARATVGEMSDAMRAVFGDHAAVPEVVHDVYGAAYEDDPEFATLRNRIDELTSTVGGKPRMMVAKLGQDGHDRGAKIIASAFGDIGFDVIAGPLFQTPEEAADLAVENKVHVVGMSSLAAGHKTLAPQLVDALKAKGAENIIVIVGGVIPRQDYEFLLDHGVAAVFGPGTNVLEAARAVIDLMQGRLRNA, from the coding sequence ATGTCGGAGGAAAAGTCGGTGATGGATTGGGAGAAACTGGCCGAGAAAGAACTCAAGCGGTCTCCCGACACATTGACCTGGCAGACGCCCGAGGGAATTGCCGTCAAGCCGCTCTACACTGCACAGGACCTAGAGAATGTCTCGCATCTCGATAGCCTGCCGGGCTTAAAGCCCTTCGTCCGTGGCCCACGGGCGACGATGTATGCAGGCCGCCCCTGGACGATCCGCCAATATGCCGGATTCTCGACCGCTGAAGAATCCAACGCCTTCTACAAGCGTAATCTGGCCGCAGGTCAAAAAGGCCTGTCTGTCGCCTTCGATCTTGCCACCCATCGCGGCTATGACAGCGACCACGAGCGCGTGGTCGGCGATGTCGGCAAAGCGGGTGTGGCGATCGATTCCGTCGAGGACATGAAGATCCTGTTTGACGGTATTCCACTGAAAGAAATGTCGGTTTCCATGACAATGAATGGCGCGGTGATCCCGATCCTCGCCTCCTTCATCGTCGCGGGTGAAGAACAGGGATGCGCACGCTCCGAGCTTTCCGGCACCATTCAGAACGACATTCTCAAAGAATTCATGGTGCGCAACACCTATATCTACCCGCCGGAACCCTCGATGCGGATCATTGCCGACATCATCGAATATACGGCGCGTGAAATGCCACGCTTCAATTCCATCTCGATTTCCGGCTACCACATGCAGGAAGCGGGTGCGACACTCGTTCAGGAGCTCGCCTTCACGCTGGCCGATGGCCGCGAATATGTGCGTGCGGCTTTGAAGAAGGGGCTCAATGTCGACGACTTTGCCGGTCGCCTCTCATTCTTCTTCGCCATTGGCATGAACTTCTTCATGGAAGCGGCGAAGCTTCGCGCCGCACGTCTTCTCTGGTCGCGGATCATGGAGGAGTTCTACCCGCAAAAGGCATCGTCGATGATGCTGCGCACCCACTGCCAGACCTCCGGCGTATCCCTTCAGGAACAGGATCCGTTCAATAACGTCATCCGCACGGCCTATGAGGCGCTATCTGCCGTGCTAGGCGGCACGCAATCGCTTCACACCAATGCACTCGATGAGGCAATGGCGCTGCCGACCGATTTTTCCGCCCGCATTGCCCGCAACACCCAGCTCATTCTCCAGCACGAAACTGGCATTACCAAGGTGGTGGACCCGCTGGCAGGCTCTTATTATGTCGAAAGCCTGACGAACGAACTTGCAGAAAAGGCCTGGGCGTTGATCGAAGAGGTGGAGCAACTGGGCGGCATGACCAAGGCCGTCGATGAGGGCTTGCCGAAGCGGCTGATCGAAGAGGCTGCAACAAAACGCCAGGCTGCCGTCGATCGCGGCGAAGAGATCATCGTCGGCGTCAACAAGTTCCGGCTGGAAAATGAGGAGCCGCTCGACATTCTGGATATCGACAACTCCGCCGTGCGGGCCTCGCAGATCAAGCGTCTGGAGACCGTGCGACGCCAGCGCAACCCGGCTAATGTCGAGAAAACATTGGCGACGCTTTCGGAGGTTGCGCGCACGGGACAAGGCAATCTGCTCGAAGCGGCTGTTGAAGCTGCGCGTGCGAGAGCCACCGTCGGAGAGATGTCAGACGCCATGCGCGCCGTCTTTGGAGACCATGCCGCTGTGCCGGAAGTCGTCCACGACGTTTACGGTGCAGCCTATGAAGACGATCCCGAATTCGCCACCCTGCGCAACCGCATCGATGAACTAACGAGCACCGTCGGTGGCAAGCCGCGCATGATGGTCGCCAAGCTCGGCCAGGATGGGCACGACCGCGGCGCTAAAATCATCGCATCAGCCTTTGGCGACATCGGCTTCGACGTCATTGCGGGACCGCTCTTCCAGACGCCGGAAGAGGCAGCCGATCTTGCCGTGGAGAACAAGGTGCATGTGGTCGGCATGTCGTCGCTCGCTGCCGGCCACAAGACGCTTGCGCCGCAGCTTGTCGATGCGCTCAAGGCCAAGGGAGCGGAGAATATCATCGTCATTGTCGGCGGCGTTATCCCGCGTCAGGACTATGAGTTCCTGCTCGATCACGGCGTCGCTGCCGTCTTCGGCCCTGGAACAAATGTGCTCGAAGCAGCACGCGCCGTCATTGACCTGATGCAGGGCCGATTGCGGAATGCGTGA
- the ptsP gene encoding phosphoenolpyruvate--protein phosphotransferase — protein sequence MRDLSAGPRVLLRRLREMMAEHLEPQERLDQIVRQIASNMVAEVCSVYVLRSDSILELYATEGLNKDAVHLAQLKMGQGLVGTIAASAQPLNLSDAQAHPAFRYLPETGEEIYHSFLGVPILRSGRTLGVLVVQNKTSRTYREDEVEALETTAMLIAEIVASGELKKITRPGVELDLTRAVSIDGDAYGEGIGLGHVVLHDPRIVVTNLLNEDADTEIRRLAEAIGSLRISIDDMLQRRDVATEGEHREVLETYRMFAHDQGWVRRMEEAIRNGLTAEAAVEKVQSDTKARMMRLTDPYLRERMHDFDDLANRLLRQLMGFGGRGPEHEFPVDAIVLARAMGAAELLDYPREKLRGLVLEDGAVTSHVVIVARAMGIPVIGQATGIVALAENNDPIIIDGDDGKVHLRPVTDLQRAYEEKVRLRARRQEQFRALRDVEPITKDGQKVSLKMNAGLLVDLPQLEESGADGIGLFRTELQFMIASNMPKGEEQEAFYRSVLRQAKGKPVTFRTLDIGGDKVVSYMRGQEEENPALGWRAIRLSLDRPGLLRTQMRALLRAASGAELKMMLPMVTEVSEIHAVRELMQKEVQHLSKFSHALPRKLQFGVMLEVPSLMWQLDELMSEVDFVSVGSNDLFQFSMAVDRGNARVSDRFDTLGKPFLRILRDIIRAGERNNTPVTLCGEMASKPLSAMALIGLGFRSISMSPTAIGPVKAMLLGVDAGLLAEELNAALDDSKSLESTRDLLVRFAATHSIPI from the coding sequence ATGAGAGACCTTTCCGCAGGTCCGCGTGTCCTTCTCAGGCGGCTTCGCGAAATGATGGCGGAGCATCTTGAGCCGCAGGAGCGCCTCGACCAGATTGTCCGGCAGATTGCCAGCAACATGGTTGCCGAAGTGTGTTCCGTTTACGTGCTTCGCTCCGACAGCATTCTCGAACTTTATGCCACCGAAGGCCTGAACAAGGATGCGGTGCATCTTGCCCAGTTGAAAATGGGGCAGGGTCTTGTCGGTACTATCGCCGCTTCCGCTCAGCCGCTCAATCTTTCCGATGCCCAGGCGCATCCCGCTTTCCGCTATCTCCCTGAAACGGGTGAAGAAATTTATCATTCCTTCCTCGGTGTGCCGATTTTGAGATCCGGTCGCACTCTTGGCGTTCTTGTCGTTCAGAACAAGACCAGCCGAACATACCGGGAGGATGAAGTTGAAGCGCTTGAGACAACCGCAATGCTTATTGCGGAAATCGTGGCGAGCGGCGAATTGAAGAAAATTACCCGCCCCGGCGTGGAATTGGACCTGACCAGAGCCGTCTCCATCGATGGCGACGCCTACGGTGAAGGCATCGGTCTCGGCCACGTTGTCCTTCACGATCCACGCATCGTCGTGACCAACCTTCTGAACGAAGACGCCGATACCGAAATCCGCCGCCTTGCCGAAGCCATCGGCTCGCTGCGCATTTCGATCGACGACATGTTGCAGCGCCGTGATGTCGCCACCGAAGGCGAGCATCGCGAGGTGCTGGAAACCTACCGCATGTTTGCCCATGACCAGGGCTGGGTTCGCCGTATGGAAGAGGCGATCCGCAACGGTCTGACGGCAGAAGCCGCGGTCGAGAAGGTGCAGAGCGACACCAAGGCGCGCATGATGCGCCTGACCGATCCCTATCTGCGCGAGCGGATGCATGATTTCGACGATCTGGCCAACCGCCTACTGCGCCAGTTGATGGGCTTTGGGGGCAGGGGTCCCGAACACGAATTTCCGGTCGATGCCATCGTGCTGGCGCGCGCCATGGGCGCTGCCGAGCTTTTGGATTATCCGCGTGAGAAGCTGCGCGGTCTGGTGCTGGAAGACGGCGCGGTCACGAGCCACGTGGTGATCGTTGCGCGTGCCATGGGCATTCCGGTCATCGGTCAGGCGACAGGTATCGTGGCGCTGGCCGAAAACAACGACCCGATCATCATCGACGGCGACGACGGCAAGGTGCATTTGCGGCCCGTCACCGACCTGCAGCGCGCCTATGAAGAGAAGGTTCGCCTCCGTGCCCGCCGCCAGGAACAGTTCCGTGCGCTGCGTGACGTTGAGCCGATCACGAAGGATGGCCAGAAGGTCAGCCTGAAGATGAATGCCGGCCTGCTGGTCGATCTTCCGCAGTTGGAAGAGTCCGGCGCGGACGGTATTGGTCTCTTCCGCACCGAACTGCAGTTCATGATCGCATCGAACATGCCGAAGGGCGAGGAGCAGGAGGCCTTCTACCGGAGCGTCCTGCGCCAGGCCAAGGGCAAGCCCGTAACCTTCCGCACGCTCGATATCGGCGGCGATAAGGTCGTCTCCTATATGCGTGGACAGGAAGAAGAAAACCCGGCGCTCGGCTGGCGCGCCATTCGTCTGTCGCTCGACCGTCCAGGTCTGCTGCGCACCCAGATGCGGGCGCTTCTGCGTGCGGCGTCCGGCGCTGAGCTGAAGATGATGTTGCCGATGGTAACGGAAGTCTCGGAAATTCATGCTGTTCGCGAGCTGATGCAGAAGGAAGTTCAGCATCTTTCGAAGTTCAGCCATGCGCTGCCGCGCAAGCTGCAATTCGGTGTGATGCTGGAAGTGCCGTCGCTGATGTGGCAGCTTGACGAGTTGATGTCGGAAGTGGACTTCGTCTCGGTCGGATCGAATGATCTGTTCCAGTTCTCGATGGCGGTGGATCGTGGCAATGCCCGTGTCTCGGATCGCTTCGACACTCTGGGCAAACCGTTCCTGCGTATCTTGCGTGACATCATTCGGGCAGGCGAACGCAACAACACGCCGGTGACGCTCTGCGGCGAAATGGCAAGCAAGCCATTGTCGGCTATGGCGTTGATCGGGCTCGGTTTCCGATCGATTTCGATGTCGCCGACGGCCATCGGTCCGGTGAAAGCCATGCTGCTCGGGGTCGACGCGGGTCTGCTGGCGGAAGAATTGAATGCTGCGCTGGATGACAGCAAATCATTGGAAAGTACGCGTGATTTGCTGGTGCGGTTTGCTGCAACGCATTCAATCCCTATCTAA
- the prfA gene encoding peptide chain release factor 1 produces MAKLPVEKMRELERRFGEIEARMSAGPAADVYVKLASEYSELQPVVKTIREYEKATAEAADLEAILSDKTMDRDMRELAEAELPELSERIEALEKDMQILLLPKDAADEKSAILEIRAGTGGSEAALFAGDLFRMYERFASGKGWKVEVLSSSEGEAGGFKEIIATISGRGVFSKLKFESGVHRVQRVPETEAGGRIHTSAATVAVLPEAEDIDIEIRPEDIRIDTMRASGAGGQHVNTTDSAVRITHLPTGLIVTSSEKSQHQNRAKAMQVLRSRLYDIERQKADSERSADRKSQVGSGDRSERIRTYNFPQGRVTDHRINLTLYKLDRIMEGDIDELVDALIADYQAGQLAQLGEQQ; encoded by the coding sequence GTGGCGAAGCTTCCCGTCGAGAAAATGCGTGAGCTTGAACGCCGCTTCGGCGAGATCGAAGCGCGTATGTCTGCAGGCCCGGCCGCGGATGTCTATGTCAAGCTGGCCTCCGAATATTCGGAACTCCAGCCGGTGGTGAAAACCATTCGCGAATATGAGAAGGCGACGGCCGAGGCTGCCGATCTGGAAGCGATCCTGTCCGACAAGACGATGGATCGCGACATGCGTGAACTGGCCGAGGCAGAACTGCCGGAGCTTTCCGAGCGCATCGAGGCGCTGGAGAAGGACATGCAGATCCTTCTTCTGCCGAAGGATGCAGCGGACGAAAAGAGCGCGATCCTTGAAATCCGCGCGGGGACCGGCGGCTCCGAAGCAGCACTCTTCGCTGGCGATCTCTTCCGCATGTATGAGCGCTTTGCCAGCGGCAAGGGCTGGAAGGTGGAGGTGCTCTCATCTAGCGAAGGCGAAGCGGGGGGCTTCAAGGAAATCATTGCGACGATCAGTGGCCGCGGTGTGTTCTCCAAGCTGAAATTCGAGTCCGGCGTTCACCGCGTCCAGCGGGTCCCGGAAACGGAAGCTGGCGGGCGCATCCACACCTCTGCCGCCACCGTTGCCGTCTTGCCGGAAGCCGAGGACATCGACATCGAAATCCGCCCGGAAGATATCCGCATCGATACGATGCGCGCATCCGGTGCCGGCGGCCAGCACGTCAACACCACCGACTCCGCCGTCCGCATCACCCATTTGCCGACCGGTCTGATCGTGACATCCTCGGAGAAGTCGCAGCACCAGAATCGTGCGAAGGCGATGCAGGTTTTGCGCTCCAGACTTTACGACATCGAGCGGCAGAAGGCCGACAGCGAACGTTCCGCTGATCGCAAGAGCCAGGTGGGTTCTGGAGATCGATCCGAGCGTATCCGCACCTATAATTTCCCACAGGGTCGCGTCACCGATCACCGCATCAACCTGACGCTCTACAAGCTCGATCGCATTATGGAAGGCGATATCGATGAGTTGGTCGATGCGTTGATTGCCGATTATCAGGCGGGTCAGTTGGCGCAGCTTGGCGAGCAGCAGTGA
- a CDS encoding GNAT family N-acetyltransferase translates to MASDPNDPDFSENRFAMMKTSVELERPEADSSIRVGREGREFCIYPGQLGYDLQEELDFLSNRVMEPNVFFTGRLLAPAMPRIDDRSVRFALMRDENGTRSRMRFLMPFTVEKPGFSVGPSILRAWANPFGPLGTPLVDIEGAGETVDNLLDALMQPELRLPKVLVLPLARLNGPFVRMIRTIAMTRNLPVATAERDRRPLLENGPDADSFLHDRLSDADRALLKAKWSDLEVMGEVTYDVARQARDVRMRMEEFLALEAHGRSNRKRNALVTDRYRTAFAREAMNNLAEIDSARIHTLNLNGEAIASVVILMAMGEAFIWKAAFNERYANYMPERLLAHRLTEWQLDDANIIRTDSCVPEEELPLNQLWGNTAEMGTLVIGLSQNSDRDVRQVAAQVHMYRNTRNLAKALRARIMSLGRKA, encoded by the coding sequence ATGGCAAGCGACCCAAACGATCCGGATTTCAGCGAAAATCGATTCGCCATGATGAAGACCTCCGTTGAACTGGAGCGACCCGAAGCGGATAGCAGTATCCGTGTCGGTCGCGAGGGTCGTGAATTCTGCATCTATCCCGGCCAGCTTGGTTACGATCTTCAGGAAGAACTCGATTTCCTGTCCAACCGCGTGATGGAGCCGAACGTCTTTTTCACCGGACGGCTTCTGGCACCAGCCATGCCGCGCATCGACGACCGCTCCGTTCGCTTCGCCCTGATGCGGGATGAAAATGGCACGCGCAGCCGCATGCGTTTTCTCATGCCTTTCACCGTCGAGAAGCCCGGCTTCTCCGTCGGCCCATCCATTCTGCGCGCCTGGGCCAATCCCTTTGGTCCACTCGGAACGCCGCTTGTCGATATTGAAGGTGCCGGTGAAACGGTCGATAATCTGCTCGACGCCCTGATGCAGCCGGAACTCAGACTCCCCAAGGTGCTCGTTCTTCCCTTGGCGCGGTTGAATGGCCCCTTCGTGCGAATGATCCGGACGATCGCCATGACCCGAAACCTTCCGGTTGCGACCGCCGAACGCGACAGAAGGCCGCTTCTGGAAAACGGTCCGGATGCTGACAGCTTTCTTCATGACCGGCTTTCGGACGCTGACCGCGCGCTTCTCAAGGCCAAATGGTCGGATCTGGAAGTAATGGGAGAGGTCACCTATGACGTCGCCCGCCAGGCTCGCGACGTGCGCATGCGAATGGAGGAGTTTCTGGCGCTGGAGGCGCATGGCAGGAGTAACCGCAAGCGCAATGCGCTCGTTACCGATCGCTACCGCACCGCCTTCGCCCGCGAAGCCATGAACAACCTGGCAGAGATCGACTCGGCGCGTATCCACACGCTCAACCTCAACGGTGAAGCGATCGCCTCCGTCGTCATCCTCATGGCCATGGGCGAAGCCTTTATTTGGAAGGCGGCATTCAACGAGCGTTACGCCAACTATATGCCGGAGCGTCTTCTTGCCCATCGGCTGACCGAATGGCAGCTTGACGACGCCAACATCATCCGGACCGACAGTTGCGTTCCAGAAGAGGAATTGCCCCTCAACCAATTGTGGGGCAACACTGCCGAGATGGGAACGCTTGTCATCGGCCTTTCGCAAAATAGCGACCGTGACGTACGTCAGGTAGCAGCCCAGGTCCACATGTACCGAAACACCCGCAACCTGGCTAAAGCCTTGCGTGCGCGCATCATGTCGCTTGGACGCAAGGCATAA